The genomic stretch GTTCTAAAGTCCCAGGGGTAATCAATGTCAGAATGCCTAAGGAAATGTGCTTTGAGTGCCATGGATCTTATGAAGAGATAGCAACCCGTACAGCAGATAGCACAGTGTTAGAGAAAAAAGAAGGCGGCTATGTCAATCCCCATGTTCGTCCTAATGAAAATCATGAGGATAATGTAGAATGCTATGAATGTCATAAAATGCATATGGATTATAATAACAAAGCAAATTGCTTAAGTTGCCACCACACAGGGGAACTAACCTGTTATACATGCCACTAATATCACGCGAATTATCCCTAAACATGATTTCGTCGTGGTGCTTCTCATCCTTTTCATTAATCAGGAACAGTGGGTAAAAGAGACCGCCATGTCCCTTGGAATGTACTTAATGAGGTAAAAGAGGGCCTGACAAAAATCAGGGCGCTGTATCATGAACAACCAATTCATGATACAGCGCCCTTTACTAATTATCTTGACTCAATAAACTACAATAATGTCTAGCATCCCGGCGCAATTTATCTTAAGGGATAATTCCATCCCCTAAGACCGCGTCTAAGATGATAAATTTGAGTGAAATTTCGCTTCAGTAAAATTTTCACGGCTCTAACACTTCTGGCACCAGTGGCACAGTAGACGATCAAGGGCCGCTCTTTATACTTTCCTAGTTCACTGATTCTGAACTCCAATGCATCAAGTGGAATATTTTTTGCTTTTCCAATATGACCGTTCAAATATTCTTCTTTATAGCGAACATCGATGACCACACTATCGCGATTATTTTTTATTAACTCATAGGCTTCATCGGCACCGATATTTTTAACCTTCTTGTTAAATAGGCAGTAGTAAGTGTTAAATAGGTATCCTACAAATACAGCGGGGATGAAAATCAATACATATGAAAAAAGATTGTTGCTAAATAAGTCCAAAATATTTACTCCTCCTTGTAAGATAGATATTGGGTTAAGGTTATAAAACCTACCCGAACGTTCTTTGAAACCATAATCCTTATTGTTCAGATGAATGAGCTGACACTCTACGTAACCAATATCGCTAAACCTCTGGTATAATCATTTTTGGTCAGAGAGATAGATGTGCGTTCCTCCTGGATCCCTCTTTTGAGGCTTATCCGTGAAAAAGCGTGTCACTCCACAAGAATGGTTCGATGTTTAGCTGGTTGGGTCACGTTCTCGTGTTACCCGTTTCAAATGCAAGGTTGTTGACATTCTTTTTTAGTGGATGCTCTGATTCATCTGTTGAAAGGTTGTGTTAATTTGTCCCAGTTTCTTCATGATTTTGTTGTTGGAATCGATGTTTCTTCTGAATTCTCAATCGTTGCAATGCTCGCTCCCTCCGGGGAACTAATCCGCAAACCTTTTCGGATTGATCATAATCCTGCTGGCTTTCATAAACTGCTCGATATCCTAAAAAAAGAAGAAGAGCGGTTAGAACGAAAGCCCATCTACTTCGTAGAATCTACGGGTATCTTTCATTTACCACTCTTCTTCTTCTTGAGGTCGAATGACCTCCAAGGTTTTGTGCTCAACCCCTTGAGTGTTCATTCTATCAAAAACTTTGACTTAAGAAAAGTGAAAAATGATCAAAAAGATGCTGAAGCGATTGCTAGGCTTGCTAAATACCAAGATGTTAAGTTTTCTCTGGTTCCTGAGCCTCAAATTCTGGCTCTACGCATGATGACCCGAGAATATTATGCTTTGTCGGATACCCTCACTGAGATGAAGAATAGGCTATGCACCGATCTCTATCTTCTTTTCCCAGGATTCCTTGATGTGTTCTCTAATATCTTTGGCAAAACAGCTTTAACCGTTCTGAAAAAGTTCCCTTCACCGCGAGCCATTCAGGCGGCTGATACAGAATCGCTAACTTCGCTTATTTCGAAAATCAGTCGTAAGGGTACGGATTGGGCCGAAAAGAAGGTGAACTTACTCAAGGACTGCGCGCAGCTTGCCTCATCCATGCCTCATGAGTTCTCTTTGCTGGATGCTAAGATCAAAGTCCATATCGATGGGATCGAAAGCATGCAGGCCAGTTTAGACGGAATTGTAAAGCAAATTCATGCGATGATAGACTCTGAACTCTTTCCTGCTGATGCCAAGCGGAATATTGAGCTTCTTGATGGTATACCCGGTATTGGCTTTCTAACAGCAGCTACGCTCATTGCGGAGATTGGAGACTTCAGTCTTTTCAAGTCTGCTAAGGCCTTTACAGCCTTCTTTGGGATTGATCCATCTGTCAATCAGTCTGGAAAATTCCAAGGTGACAGAAACAAAATCTCTAAGCGCGGCACACGGATAGGGAGAAGAATTCTGTTTACCATCGCTATGGCTTCCATTCGTACAACGCGCAAAGGTGATGAGATTAATCCGGTTCTGCGAGAATTCTACGCGGCAAAATGCGTTAACAAGAAGAAAAAGGTAGCTCTCGTAGCCGTAATGCATAAACTTCTCCACTACATCTTTGCAGTTCTTCGTGACCAGAAACCCTTTGAGATCAGGCAACCTAAGGATCATCAATCCTGGAGAAATACTAAGCTCGGACAAGCACCTGCGGCTTAAACATCTCTTTGTTACATGATTGTAAGTTTGCCCGTGTCAAGGGTGATGCGAGGGATACCGGAGGCCCTCGGGCCGAGGATATGCTCGACATCATCCCATTGACACGGAACAACACCAGAAGCTTGAAGACGGCAAAGTCTCTTAAGCCCCAAAGTATTACCCCATATTAAAGAGAGTTTGCCTGGCAAGCGCCGAGCGTTTCGTTCCCTCATACATCGATTTGGTCATTGTTCGGATTTTTCAATGGCTTGGTTTCCTGTACCCATTTTTTCTTGGACCTTGAAACTAATCTTTTTTACATTACACCTTGACTTTAATTAGCTGGTCTTTAATTATGACTCGGGTGCCTTAGGCAAGGGCTGTAACTAATATTTTAATAAAGATAGTACTTCGAGATACTCATAAATAACTCCTTCAAACAACGTAAATAATCACAAGAAAGTGATTTATTCCAGTCGGGATGATAAACTATCCATAGAATACCCCGCTATTGGAAATCGCTATGAAGCGCAAAGGAGAATTCAAAATGAACATGGAATTTCAAGAAATAGAGTTAAAGCTTAAACTTCACGACCCCCAACTTATGGAGAGCATTTTGAAAGACTCCCTAATTCTAAAGTTAAGCCAAGATTCCATGACCTTAGTCAAAGAAAATGTGACGACCTACTATGACACATCCGATTATCGTTTGCTTCACAATCAAGTATGCTATAGAATCCGAAATTCGGCAGGGGAGTACACCGCAACCATTAAGGGCTTTGGTTCTTCTCAAGGGGGATTATCTATTCGCAAGGAATGGAATCGCAAATTGAGCGATAATAATGCAACCTTGGATTCTTTCATGGATTTGGACATTGGGCAAGTACTGAAAAGTAGAATAGGAGACAGCGATTTATTACCGATTTTTACGACTCGTTTTAAACGCACTTCCCTTGATCTCATTTGTGAAGATGGCAGTATCATTGAATTGGCCCTTGATTTTGGAGAGATTGAAGCAGAAGGAAAGAAGGACCCTATCTCAGAGCTTGAGCTTGAACTAAAAAGTGGTCAAATGGAGAATGTGCTAAAATTGGGAGATGTGCTTAGGGAAAGGTATTTACTGATACCTGAAGAACAGAGTAAATATCAACGCGGGCTGATACTTACTGGGCTAATAAAGTCTATTTAGAGATTTCTTCCAGAAACAGATTTCTCATGATACATACGTCTAACTATATGAAAATCAGGATAATCGTAATAGGAGCCATTTGTTCAAGGATTATACTGAATTAGTTATTTCTAGGGAGGGCATTATGAGGAAATTATCAATAACACTAGGAGCACTACTGCTTAGCATGGCTTTAATGGTTACAGGCTGTTCTACTCTGCCGGGTTCGAATAATGAACCGAAACCACCCGAATCAACGAACAATTTGCAGGAAGCAACCAAAGATAAGATCGATTCAGCCTTAGTGGCCAATAAAGATATCTTTAAAATCACATGGTCACCGGACAATACACAAGTTCTATATATTCAAACCGGCAATGCCGAGAAGAAAGGTCTTGACGAAGCCTATCTATGGCAGGTAGGGGAAGAAAAAGCTCAATTTGTCAGGGATGTTCAACCCACGACACGTAGCTTATCCTGGTCACCCGATAGTAATTACTTTATTATCAGTGAGAAGCTAGGAGATGGCTCCATCAATAGCATCATAAATGCTGAAACCTTAAATGAAGGTGCTTTTAAGCCTAAAAGTATGCAGACACCAGTTTGGAGTTCCGATAGCAAAGCTATCGCTTACGGCAGTGAGTTCCATGGGTATGGCGATATTTGGGGCTCCTTAGAGATTTATACCCTCGGTGAAGAAGAGAGTGAATATTTCTGGAGGGCTCAAGACACCTACTACAAAGTAGAGTCATGGGATCAAGAGGGAAACATCAATTACACTGAAGAGGATATCCTCGGAAAAGAAACCAAGAAGAAGAGCACCCAAACTATTCGGCCGAGTATCTCCGGAGTGCATCTCGGAGATACTCGTGAACAAGTGATTGCAGCCTTAGGGAAAAATTATAAAGAGACTGCACCGAGCGGAGAAACAGGTCACTTCCCTGAACAAGTCTATCGTTGGGATTATGATGGCTATAAAGTGTTTATCGGGGAAAAGTCAGGTGAAGTATTGGAGATCACTGCATCCTCCCCAGAAGCGATCACGAATCTAGGGGTGAAGATGGGGGATAGTGCAGATAAATTGTTCGCAGCCTATCGCTCGAATTATATTGAACCGGAAAGCATTCATGGTGGAACACTGTACGGAATCTTCAAGGTTGAAGGTGCTGCTGCCCTGGCCTTTAACTTTGATACCGATCCAGCTCAATATCCGAGAGAGATCAAACCAAACAATAAGGTCACAGGAATGACGTTGACCTATCCCGAGATTATGGATGATTCCTTTTAAAGTAGATGAGGTCGGTAGTGTTTTTAGGTAAAGTGATCCTGCAGGTTGATAAGAGTGCAGGATCACTTTTTTACGAGCAGACTGCCATGCTGTTTTACGGAACCACTGAGGGCAGAAAATATAACTTCGTTGCAGATTGTGGCATAACCTTCCTACTTTGGGTACACTATAAATCAGTTATGAATAGATTAAACTCTGTGAGGAGAAATAATGTCATGCCAAGCCTTACTTTTCAAGAAATGGACAATCACCTTATAAATGATAATAAACCCTCAGACTACATAATAGAATTAAGCAAGACAGGAATATTTGAGTCCGAATACCCCTTTACCCTGCTCGGAGCGTTGAAGAATACACCCCAATCGCCGAAGCACCATCCTGAAGGGAGTGTCTGGAATCATACCCTCATGGTTCTTGACCATGCTGCTGAAAGAAAGCACATCAGCAAAAATCCCCAGATATTCATGTGGGCGGCCTTGCTCCACGACCTGGGCAAAGCTCCTACGACCCGCATGCGCAAAGGACGAATCACTTCCTATGACCATGATTCAGAAGGCGAGAAGTTGACTATCCAATTCCTTAGAGAATTGACCCAGGACGAAGTATTCATTCAGCAAGTAGCTAAAATGGTTCGCTGGCATATGCAAATCCTCTTTGTGGTCAAGGGATTGCCCTTCGCCAATGTCAAGAAAATGGCTGCAGAAGTATCCGTTGAAGAAATCGCCCTGTTAGGTTTTTGTGACCGATTAGGTAGAGGGGAAATGACCCAAGAGAAAAAGCAGGAAGAAGAGCGGACTATAGAGAAGTTCCTGATGAAGTGCATGGAGATTCTTAAGGGAAACTCAGTTCGTTAAATTTATTTAAAGGAGAATCAGTTATGCGTACATTCAAGGAAATTACCCCGGAACAATTTATACATAGTCCTTTCCAACTCTTAGATAAAGAGTGGATGCTAATCACCGCAGGCAATGAGGTCAAAGTCAACACTATGACAGCCTCCTGGGGGGGCTTAGGTGTACTATGGAATAAGAATGTCGCCTATGTTTTTATTCGCCCCACGCGCTACACGAAGGAGTTTGTCGATGCTTCGGCTACCCTATCGCTATCATTCTTTGACTCCGCACACAAAAAGCAAATGGGCTATCTAGGCCGAGTATCAGGCAGAGATGTAGATAAGATTAAAGAATCCGGTTTAACTGTTTTGAAGGCTGAAGATGGGACACCCTATTTTGAAGAAGCGAAAATTACCCTTTTTTGTAAAAAGCTCTATGCTCAAGAACTAAAACCCGAGTGCTTTACTGAAGCGGGAATCGATGAAAAGAATTATCCTCTGAAGGATTACCACACAATGTATGTGGTAGAAATTGAACAAATTCTCGTAGAGAAATAATAGGAAAATTGCGTTTGCATCAGCTTAAATGAAGATAAGCCATCTAAAGACAAGCCATGACAGGGAGAGTAGATTTAGTCTCCAGTCATGGCCTTTTTTTGCTAAGAAAATAGTTTATTTCCATCTTGACTTCTCTAACGAATGATGTATTATTGTATTAAGGACTTAATACAATAATACATTGATATAAGAGGTGAGATCATGTCATGGGAACTAAAAAATGACAGACCCATATACACCCAGCTCATTGAACAGATTCAGTTAAACATTTTCTCTGGAGTGTACCCCTTAGGATCGAAGCTCCCATCAGTACGGGATATGGCCCAAGAAGCGGCCGTTAATCCCAACACCATGCAGAGAGCTTTAGCCAAATTAGAAGAAGATGGATTGATTATCACCTACCGCACGAGCGGTCGGTCGGTAAC from Desulfitobacterium dichloroeliminans LMG P-21439 encodes the following:
- a CDS encoding rhodanese-like domain-containing protein translates to MDLFSNNLFSYVLIFIPAVFVGYLFNTYYCLFNKKVKNIGADEAYELIKNNRDSVVIDVRYKEEYLNGHIGKAKNIPLDALEFRISELGKYKERPLIVYCATGARSVRAVKILLKRNFTQIYHLRRGLRGWNYPLR
- a CDS encoding IS110 family transposase: MSQFLHDFVVGIDVSSEFSIVAMLAPSGELIRKPFRIDHNPAGFHKLLDILKKEEERLERKPIYFVESTGIFHLPLFFFLRSNDLQGFVLNPLSVHSIKNFDLRKVKNDQKDAEAIARLAKYQDVKFSLVPEPQILALRMMTREYYALSDTLTEMKNRLCTDLYLLFPGFLDVFSNIFGKTALTVLKKFPSPRAIQAADTESLTSLISKISRKGTDWAEKKVNLLKDCAQLASSMPHEFSLLDAKIKVHIDGIESMQASLDGIVKQIHAMIDSELFPADAKRNIELLDGIPGIGFLTAATLIAEIGDFSLFKSAKAFTAFFGIDPSVNQSGKFQGDRNKISKRGTRIGRRILFTIAMASIRTTRKGDEINPVLREFYAAKCVNKKKKVALVAVMHKLLHYIFAVLRDQKPFEIRQPKDHQSWRNTKLGQAPAA
- a CDS encoding CYTH domain-containing protein, whose protein sequence is MNMEFQEIELKLKLHDPQLMESILKDSLILKLSQDSMTLVKENVTTYYDTSDYRLLHNQVCYRIRNSAGEYTATIKGFGSSQGGLSIRKEWNRKLSDNNATLDSFMDLDIGQVLKSRIGDSDLLPIFTTRFKRTSLDLICEDGSIIELALDFGEIEAEGKKDPISELELELKSGQMENVLKLGDVLRERYLLIPEEQSKYQRGLILTGLIKSI
- a CDS encoding TolB family protein, with the protein product MRKLSITLGALLLSMALMVTGCSTLPGSNNEPKPPESTNNLQEATKDKIDSALVANKDIFKITWSPDNTQVLYIQTGNAEKKGLDEAYLWQVGEEKAQFVRDVQPTTRSLSWSPDSNYFIISEKLGDGSINSIINAETLNEGAFKPKSMQTPVWSSDSKAIAYGSEFHGYGDIWGSLEIYTLGEEESEYFWRAQDTYYKVESWDQEGNINYTEEDILGKETKKKSTQTIRPSISGVHLGDTREQVIAALGKNYKETAPSGETGHFPEQVYRWDYDGYKVFIGEKSGEVLEITASSPEAITNLGVKMGDSADKLFAAYRSNYIEPESIHGGTLYGIFKVEGAAALAFNFDTDPAQYPREIKPNNKVTGMTLTYPEIMDDSF
- a CDS encoding HDIG domain-containing metalloprotein; translation: MPSLTFQEMDNHLINDNKPSDYIIELSKTGIFESEYPFTLLGALKNTPQSPKHHPEGSVWNHTLMVLDHAAERKHISKNPQIFMWAALLHDLGKAPTTRMRKGRITSYDHDSEGEKLTIQFLRELTQDEVFIQQVAKMVRWHMQILFVVKGLPFANVKKMAAEVSVEEIALLGFCDRLGRGEMTQEKKQEEERTIEKFLMKCMEILKGNSVR
- a CDS encoding flavin reductase family protein; amino-acid sequence: MRTFKEITPEQFIHSPFQLLDKEWMLITAGNEVKVNTMTASWGGLGVLWNKNVAYVFIRPTRYTKEFVDASATLSLSFFDSAHKKQMGYLGRVSGRDVDKIKESGLTVLKAEDGTPYFEEAKITLFCKKLYAQELKPECFTEAGIDEKNYPLKDYHTMYVVEIEQILVEK
- a CDS encoding GntR family transcriptional regulator encodes the protein MSWELKNDRPIYTQLIEQIQLNIFSGVYPLGSKLPSVRDMAQEAAVNPNTMQRALAKLEEDGLIITYRTSGRSVTEDARMVEMIKTKVAREQILEFLEKMNMMGFERKEVLTIINKLAEEMK